The sequence CACAACTACATAGACCCGTGACCAAGTAACAAATAAACGAAAACGAAAACGAAAATGCTAAACAAACTTCATGCCACTTTGGGTTTGCAGTGTCATAAAATCATGTTCGCCAGCAGCATATCAGGGGGTGACATTTGGTTTATTGGTCATCCATGGTGGGTAGTTGATGATATTTTGGTGGTATAATAATACATTATTGCAGGAAAAGATTTAAAAAGGGAAACTGGTAATGTATTATTATTGCTGGAAAAGATCAAAAAAGCAAATTGAATGACTGTTTTTATATGGGTTAAAAGGACAAAATGCCGCAAAATCGACCGTGATCGTTCCCTCGATTGTATTATTAAGATTTCAGATTAATAATTTTTCAAAAGTTAATGTGGGGGCAACTATAAGTTCTTTGATCCATAAGTATAACCTTACCCATCGACGATGGATTTCACATGTTTAAAATTCGTTTATGGTAATTGCATAAACAATCAAACTGCTTTTGCTTGTCGGATATGGTAATCGCATAAACATTCAAACCTTACCTATCGGCCCTTTAAAATCAACGAAGTGTTATGCTAGTTGTACCAAGTAAATAAACAAacgaaaaagaagagagaaaagaaacaTAGACTCGTGATGTAGTACCAAGTACATAaacgaaagaagaagaacaatatGTATGTTGTACAAGTAAaatgacaacaaaaagagaagaaagattTGTGCGGTAGAATACAAGGAAGAGGGAAAAGTAAAATGACAAACGAGTTGTTGTTCATCAAACGAATACGTCACTCAAACCCTTCAGTGTTGTCATGGAGGCCTTCGAAGACGAGCCTTGTATTTTTGCCTGTCATATAAACTATAAGAACAACTGAGGTGGCCACTCAGAATCGTTATTAGATCTTTAGCCAAGGATTAATTCCCAAGACCAAGTAGTATACCCTACCCTAGCCATATTATACTAGCTAGCTAATCTTTTGATGAGTCAACCTCTTCTACTACTTTGCCAGCTATGAAGCACGGACACACCGGTATTGGCGCCGTGTCCGCGTCAGACGCGCGACCGACGCACGACGCACGTGGGACACCGACACGACACACGTGAAGAAATCTATACTCCATTTTAGTAGTTTGGTGACCTAGTGTGTCAAGGAACTCAGTATAATAGTTAATTTTTCAATATGTGAACTAACCTAACGGTATAAAATAGAGTTTTTTCATGTATTTGCGTGATTAATGTATTTGATATACTATAACACTATGATCTTAGTATATAAAAACCATTTTATTAATGTATATATAGACGTGTCCGTGTCCTGATGATTTTGAAGTTTTGCCGATCCCTGTGTCCGTGTCGTGTCGTGTCCGTGTCCCGTGTCAGTGTCCGTGCTTCCCAGTTTGCCAGtcaatttttgaaaaataattAGGTGTTGAGTCCCCAAGGTTCTCTGATAAACCCTGGACAAAATTTCCAAAAAGGATTTCTACTAAAACAAACCGTGAAATAGAAACTCCCCAAAAATAtgctaaaaaaaagaagaaaaaaaaaaccgccTCACTTGCACAGGGTATACAACGAGCTAGGCCGACCTGCCCCACCCACTTACTTTGCGATCAAAGAGTATACAACGAAACTAGACGTCACGCGAGTCCATTAAGTGTTTTTGGTAGTCATTAGTCTgccccaatgtagttaatatcggatatcggttcatctcggccgggaccaatacactggtacgattttatatcggggatattatcgttgaaatatcggtataatatcggttctagatttagagactataattttatattaaacattttttctccacacattttcggataagatataatagataacatcaattttatcaaaaaaccaaaagagtaactttagtaacttgcttcgagagctacatgcacctctactaccacctggaagactttcttcgccaaaattaaccttaaactttatagaaaacgaccaataccgtctcatatcgggaaatgtaggaaaatttcgtatcgaccgaaacggccgatattatccggcgaatatcgtatccccgatatccttcttatcgtatcgttctgggccgatatccgaaatatccccgatatatcggccgacattgactaccagggtgttagtcctcgagggagttgggtgtagttgtgttttttcccgttagtcgtgagggagttcgagggagtctcttaaaatccccgttagtcgtgggagagtttagaagagtctccccaactccctagaaaaccccgttagtcgtgggggagtttgaaagaaactcttaaaccccctgttagtggtaaaaattagaatgatagggagtttgttttttttggggagttctggggagttttagggagtttatagtgtatttttgactcactccaaatctctcaaaaaagtagagatattgggagagtctctcaaactccctacactcaacacaccaaattctctcaaactctcaatactctcttacactccctcaaaatccccaagattcaaaatacattaaactccctccaactcactcgtggactaaccccctatACATTGGTCTGCCCATGTCCCACGAAACATGACAtcttttctgtattttttttttatttaatagcggaaataaataatattttcaaTGTGAGATATCAAACGATATATCGGAGAAATTAGGTTGACTTTGTCATGTCAATCTAAAGCAGGAAAGAAAATATAAcaggaaaaaagaaaatatcttcaTACCAAATCTATTCATAATCTGCTGCACAAAAAAATTTATTCACAAGGTGTACGAAAGAACTGCTTAGGTATCCTTTAAATCTCCATCTGAGATGAATTGTTATATATACCGGCTTTCTAGACGTTTTTTTCCTTCGTATGTACCTTTGAAGTTAATTATTCAAACTTAACTTATACATGATTTGAAATTTGATTAGGGAATATAGTTCCTCACGAGAAAGGTACTCTTCAGATCCAATAGCTGGCCATAGAATGGCTCATGCATAGTCCAATCTGGATAATCTTGATTTCATTAGACCAACAACCACTTGATATAAGTTTCGCATGAATTGGTGATATGCTATAATTTTCATCATGCTGATCATCACGTCTTCTATGCCTAAGCCGGGCATCAGTTGGAGTTAACATGATTTTACCCATTTTTAGAACCCCTGGTTTTTAGGCTGGATTTCAcattatatgtatatatattattttctttttatgaATTATTATTAATAGTTTAGCATCAATATGGTGCTCAACATCATACTGCGTTTTACAATGGAATATGCTCATAAGATTTCCTTGCCTGACTCGGTTATCTTTCCCCAAGTTTATGTTATCACAATCTTAGCAAAGCATAAggttgataaaattttgttttttgtaaCAGTTTTGAGAAGAAGTAACCGGGTCAACCCAGTTTCCCTTAGCTATGCTCAGAAAAGACGTGGCAATGGTTGGACTGTCTTGTTGACACATACATTCACGTTTGACTAGAAACACAACAATATCCGTTGGAGAAAACGAAGTGACTACCGGGTCTTTCTGATTATCTGTACTTCTTCCCTTCCCTTTTTCTACTCATCACCCCTTTGTTTGTCTCATAGCTACTTCTCTTCTTCCCTTCACCCAATTGCATGGTGATTGACCTCATATACTGAACTACATTAATGCAGGACTGGAACATTAAGTTTGGCAGCAAGACATTCCAATTTAGGCCAATGGCTACGCCTGCAGTGGTTACAGACACTCACTATACAGTTGTTGATAAGAAGAAAGGGCGAGTTAGGTGCAATTATTATGGAAAGGAGATAAGTGGTTCTACTCGTCTTAAGCAACACTTGGGTGGAATACCTCCTCATGTATTACCTTGTCTGGAAGTTCCAGAGGATGTGAAAATTCAAATGAAAAACAACTTAATGGGAATAACAAAAGCAGATGCAAACACCAAATTTCTTGAATCGTCTTCTCTACGGAAGAGAAAGTCCAGCTCCAACGACCCATGTAAAGGCAATCATGTTTCCAGTCAACCCGCCAATTTGTCACGGAAGAGGACGCACTACACTACAACTCAATCTGGATTAAAAGACAATGATGAGATGGCACAGAGCTTGATTAATCCCGAACACACCGTAAAGAAGATTGAAAAACAAGCTGAAGATAAGTCACCTAGGCAAATCCAAAGGTGTATAGGCAGATTCTTTTTTCGAAAATGGTATAGACTTTAGTGCTGCAAACTCGCTTACTTTCGAGAAAATGATGCATGCTTTGGTTGGACGTGGATCCATGCTGTCTGACGCCATTTCTAATACTGGAGAGAATTGAGTCTCAAAAGAATAATTGGGAGATCATGTTTAGTTCGTCAGAATGGAAGACGTCAGCCATAGCTTCAACAGCTGATTGAAGGCATGTGACTGATTTAGTCACTGGAGTGTCGTCTTTCTGGACTAAAGCCGAGATGCTTTTGAAGGGAAGCCTTCCACTCATACATGCTCTGCATCTAATCAGTGGAGGAGATAGTAAACCCCAGTTGGGATACATATATGAAACGATGGACCAAGTAAAAGAGACAATAAAAGAGGAGTATGAAGACGTGGAATCTGAATATCAGCCTTTCTGGACAGTAATTGATGGGATCTGGAATAACCAACTCCATAGCCCTATCCATTCTGCTGCCTTTATTTTGAATCCGAGTCTTCTTTGCTCATCTGAGGACATTGAAGATGATAATGAGATCAAGGATGGGCTTTCACTCTGCATTGAGGGAATGGTAAAGGATAAGGGAGTTCGAGATTTAATATCATTACAGTTAAATGACTATTTAGTGTCTAGTGGTGCTTTCGGCGAGGGGGTTGCTATTGATCAAAAAACGAAGCTTTCTCCAGGTTAGAAAATTCTCGACTCTTCTTTCCTTATTATGGGTtcagttttatttttctcttagTTATTCTTACGATATTAAAAACATCTTCTAACAGACAGTTCAATAGTCACCACTAGCCAATCCTAAGATATTTAGTTGTATTGGATACTAGATAGTAACCCGTGCTTCGCACAGGGGAATATAGTCTAATTCATCCCAGCACTGCACCTGTCTGAGCTGAGTATAGAAAGACTGATGGTATAAGTGGCACTACTTTGGGCTGccactcttttcttttcttttttttatcttttgggATTATTGGTTTGCCATCTTGAGCCTGGGTACAAAGATAACATTTCATATACGTATATGTGCCAATTTGATTTTCTCAATAATGTTGCTGGTTATAGAAAAAAGTATTTAAGATTAGGATTAAGTGTCTGATTATCTTGTTTCTTTTAACTATCATTGTTTTTGGTGCTCTAATATACCTCTTCGCCTTTGGTTCGGGAACCACAATAATATTGTAGTCTGGGATTGTAACTTCTTTTCACAAATTTAGGGAACACTTCAACTACTCTCAACACGAAACTGACAAAGCTCCCTACAGGTAAATTTCCCATCCGCTAGTGGCCACCAAGTCTATGTTGCCAACCATGGCAAAAGAGGACCCCGCAAAGAAGATTAATACAAAGCTGAAACTGGAATGTCATTAAAGGCAGACTGATCTTGGCAATGTACAAGCTGTACGCCGTCCTCTTTCAACCTAATAAAGTTCCTTGTAGTTGCAACAAAGCTTATTTAGTTTTTAGTCTCCTTCCAACCCACTGAAATTCCTTGTAGTTGTAAAAAAGCTTATTTAATTTTTAGTCCAATTTAGACTTATCAATACATCAAAGTCACTATGAGTCTATGACCCA comes from Papaver somniferum cultivar HN1 chromosome 7, ASM357369v1, whole genome shotgun sequence and encodes:
- the LOC113299706 gene encoding uncharacterized protein LOC113299706 → MLLKGSLPLIHALHLISGGDSKPQLGYIYETMDQVKETIKEEYEDVESEYQPFWTVIDGIWNNQLHSPIHSAAFILNPSLLCSSEDIEDDNEIKDGLSLCIEGMVKDKGVRDLISLQLNDYLVSSGAFGEGVAIDQKTKLSPEKWWSLNGGHCPELQSFAMRILSQTCTGASKYGLKRNLSEQLHMNGRSPVEQKQLTSLTFVHHNLRLQNAVSISKTDFKDIFLEEMDPMDEWVGGGDVERVSR